One stretch of Novosphingobium pentaromativorans US6-1 DNA includes these proteins:
- a CDS encoding adenylate/guanylate cyclase domain-containing protein has product MAWNQERAALRIQRFKETVPQGEIVVEDFARYLGERRLLKASGGLTDDKLAILRVPRNRAITTHGAHIYANLIDFNGVLEDAGIETEASHRRALEFLHTHYSACDSLIDEFEIQRVDFHGSRLHAVVLTPEGRENEPERIRKAISFAAAFRQMVERLGNDFPEFQTAVGVGIDSGPAVAIDSGKRDEPDPLFIGSPANHAAKLADGDEEGIFLSNRVQHARDQNAPTSFTALAKAVETGFLQEGVSARGQTFDADTRLAKAYIDFETQMKRREYPEQASDAAFRFHHKEPPLKDIVFAEHPPSNAIRMPLASIFADIDGFTAYVDHAIQTGNVAEAVANLHVLRAEMAAVLREDFGGRKVRFVGDCVHGLLAEGNSRETNAMDSIRASVNAAGGIRSSFDLCKMALPGIAGLGLAIGIDFGPTPICRIGLRGAASVRTATSRATCVSENEQRRCTGTETAIGEKAYAVAPAAVRQIFGSERVISNMDYDASAMLLGTMASPYVSSVQAEPMRAHAPEPMRAHAKL; this is encoded by the coding sequence ATGGCCTGGAATCAGGAACGTGCAGCACTACGCATCCAGCGGTTCAAAGAGACCGTTCCGCAAGGTGAAATTGTCGTCGAGGATTTTGCCCGGTATCTGGGTGAAAGGCGACTTCTGAAGGCGAGCGGCGGGCTTACCGACGATAAGCTCGCAATTCTTCGTGTACCCCGCAACCGCGCCATCACAACGCACGGTGCGCATATCTATGCGAACCTCATCGATTTCAACGGTGTCCTTGAAGACGCTGGCATTGAGACCGAAGCGAGCCATCGGCGCGCTTTGGAATTCCTGCATACACACTACAGTGCCTGCGACAGCCTTATCGATGAATTCGAAATCCAGCGCGTCGATTTCCACGGCTCACGTCTCCATGCTGTCGTGCTCACCCCCGAAGGGCGAGAGAACGAACCGGAGCGCATTCGCAAGGCAATCTCTTTTGCAGCGGCATTTCGCCAGATGGTCGAACGCCTCGGCAACGATTTCCCCGAGTTTCAAACGGCGGTGGGGGTCGGCATAGACAGCGGCCCGGCGGTGGCAATCGATAGCGGCAAGCGTGACGAGCCCGACCCCCTTTTCATCGGTAGCCCTGCAAACCATGCGGCCAAGCTCGCTGACGGAGACGAAGAAGGCATCTTTCTCAGCAATCGTGTGCAGCACGCGAGAGACCAGAACGCGCCAACTTCCTTCACCGCTCTGGCAAAGGCCGTGGAAACAGGATTTCTGCAAGAGGGCGTCAGTGCCCGAGGCCAGACATTCGATGCCGACACGCGTCTGGCGAAAGCCTATATTGATTTTGAAACTCAGATGAAGCGCCGCGAATATCCCGAGCAGGCTTCAGATGCAGCCTTCCGCTTTCACCATAAGGAACCGCCGCTCAAGGACATCGTGTTTGCCGAGCATCCCCCCAGCAACGCGATACGCATGCCACTGGCCTCGATATTCGCAGACATCGACGGTTTCACTGCCTATGTGGATCACGCCATCCAGACCGGAAATGTAGCTGAAGCCGTTGCCAATCTGCATGTGCTCCGCGCCGAGATGGCTGCTGTGCTGCGGGAAGATTTTGGGGGCCGCAAAGTGCGTTTCGTCGGCGATTGTGTGCACGGACTTCTCGCAGAGGGAAATTCTCGCGAGACCAACGCGATGGATTCCATCCGTGCCTCAGTGAACGCGGCAGGTGGTATTCGTTCCTCCTTCGATCTTTGCAAGATGGCCTTGCCAGGTATCGCGGGCCTCGGCCTTGCCATCGGCATCGACTTCGGCCCGACACCAATCTGCCGCATCGGGCTTCGCGGTGCGGCCAGCGTCAGGACTGCGACAAGCCGCGCCACCTGCGTTTCGGAGAACGAACAGCGCCGGTGCACAGGAACGGAAACCGCGATAGGCGAGAAGGCCTATGCGGTTGCGCCTGCCGCCGTTCGGCAAATCTTTGGGAGTGAGCGCGTCATTTCCAACATGGATTATGATGCGTCGGCAATGCTTCTGGGAACAATGGCATCGCCTTACGTTTCGTCTGTGCAGGCGGAGCCGATGCGCGCGCACGCACCCGAGCCAATGAGGGCACATGCGAAGCTGTGA
- a CDS encoding DUF2188 domain-containing protein, which produces MGKGPKSHHVVPNPNGGWDVKRGGAGRASVHADTKREAIDRGREISRNQGTEFRIHNKDGRIASSDSHGNDPNPPKG; this is translated from the coding sequence ATGGGCAAAGGGCCAAAGTCCCACCACGTCGTACCAAATCCAAACGGCGGATGGGACGTGAAACGGGGTGGAGCAGGACGCGCGAGCGTACATGCGGACACCAAGCGGGAAGCTATCGATCGGGGTCGCGAGATCAGCCGCAATCAGGGCACCGAATTCCGCATCCACAATAAGGATGGCCGCATCGCCAGCAGCGACAGCCATGGCAACGATCCCAATCCGCCAAAGGGCTGA
- a CDS encoding ImmA/IrrE family metallo-endopeptidase, producing the protein MTKSWSPQRWANSITTMLNAVYGDAPERFPVNIPQLAKEYSKQRFPDDPITLVKGASLPGFDGALYRAPSPKKGWGIVYNDAIRSPGRINFTLGHEFGHYLLHRLAYPDGMECGDQDMVRWDSEYAQIEQQANEFAVGLLMPLDDFRRQIDPKAKPTLDEIGACAARYDVSLIAATLRWLQFTERRSVLVVSRDGYVLWARSSDRALKTGAYFKTVGRPPIAVPALSLAARSDPLNSKGAIEHGADVWLAEPCEEIALVSDHYDFTISLLHLGRAEKRTWMDEDEVEDSFDLMRRKLRIE; encoded by the coding sequence ATGACCAAGAGCTGGTCGCCGCAACGCTGGGCAAACTCCATCACGACAATGCTCAATGCAGTGTACGGCGATGCACCGGAGCGTTTTCCGGTCAACATTCCACAGCTCGCCAAGGAATATTCAAAGCAGCGTTTCCCTGACGACCCGATCACGCTGGTGAAGGGTGCGTCCTTGCCGGGGTTCGATGGCGCGCTCTACCGCGCCCCATCGCCGAAGAAAGGTTGGGGGATCGTTTACAACGATGCGATCAGGTCGCCAGGCCGGATCAATTTCACGCTGGGACATGAGTTCGGTCACTACCTGCTTCACCGCCTTGCATATCCCGATGGGATGGAATGCGGCGACCAGGACATGGTGCGCTGGGACAGCGAATACGCACAGATCGAGCAACAGGCTAACGAATTTGCCGTCGGCCTGCTTATGCCTCTCGATGATTTCCGCAGACAAATCGACCCAAAAGCGAAACCCACCCTTGATGAGATCGGCGCTTGCGCTGCGAGATACGACGTTTCGCTGATAGCGGCGACGTTACGTTGGCTTCAATTCACCGAGCGCCGGTCCGTGCTCGTCGTTTCGCGAGACGGCTATGTTCTTTGGGCAAGATCGAGTGATCGCGCGCTCAAGACCGGTGCATATTTCAAGACGGTTGGCCGCCCACCGATTGCGGTGCCCGCTCTGTCCCTCGCCGCGCGCTCCGATCCTCTGAATAGCAAGGGCGCAATCGAGCATGGCGCAGACGTATGGTTGGCCGAGCCATGCGAGGAAATCGCCCTCGTCTCCGACCACTACGATTTCACGATCTCGCTGCTGCATCTTGGTCGAGCCGAAAAGCGGACGTGGATGGACGAAGACGAGGTTGAAGATTCCTTCGACCTGATGCGGCGCAAGTTGCGCATTGAGTAG
- a CDS encoding adenylate/guanylate cyclase domain-containing protein — protein sequence MSSFVDTLSDSVDDIFSVAWDEREGRTVPDSDSVTLRNGAVKLDAVFLYADLAGSSRLARVCQWQTTAKIIRAYLDVATRLIRAWGGEIRSFDGDRVMGVFIGDTPNSNAANCAREIDYVVEKIIAPKAREKFKSVRDNDLQITHCVGIDVGVARAVRAGIRNNNDLIWIGKAPAFSAKLSDVRNYPWCVYISSRSYKKLTDSAKYDGDGKDMWVGVERTVGDVKETVYKTKVIRKP from the coding sequence ATGTCTTCTTTCGTCGATACGTTGAGCGATTCCGTCGATGACATTTTTTCCGTCGCCTGGGATGAGCGCGAGGGTCGTACCGTGCCGGATTCCGACAGCGTGACGCTCCGCAACGGTGCCGTGAAGCTCGATGCTGTGTTCCTCTACGCCGATTTGGCTGGATCGTCTCGCCTTGCCCGCGTTTGCCAATGGCAAACGACGGCGAAGATTATCCGGGCCTATCTTGACGTTGCCACCCGCCTCATCAGGGCCTGGGGCGGAGAGATTCGCAGCTTCGACGGTGATCGCGTGATGGGGGTCTTTATCGGAGACACGCCAAACAGCAACGCTGCGAACTGCGCGAGAGAGATAGACTACGTCGTTGAAAAGATCATCGCGCCGAAAGCACGGGAAAAATTTAAATCCGTGCGCGACAACGACTTGCAAATCACCCACTGCGTAGGGATCGACGTGGGTGTGGCCCGCGCCGTTCGCGCTGGCATCAGAAATAATAACGATCTCATTTGGATAGGAAAAGCACCGGCATTCTCGGCCAAGCTTTCCGATGTGCGGAACTATCCGTGGTGCGTCTATATTTCCTCGCGTTCGTATAAGAAGCTCACTGATAGCGCGAAATACGATGGCGACGGCAAAGATATGTGGGTCGGTGTCGAACGCACAGTCGGCGACGTTAAAGAAACTGTCTACAAGACCAAGGTGATCAGAAAACCTTGA
- a CDS encoding DEAD/DEAH box helicase: protein MANGDIIPTVTFRPAGTGATARANELGMRPMQARAYDKRGEQYLLIKSPPASGKSRALMFIALDKLTNQGVKKAIVCVPERSIGASFASEPLSKHGFWADWVVAPQWNLCNTPGADDPKVAKSKVKAVGEFLAGDDRVLVCTHATFRFAFDELGVEAFDDTVIAIDEFHHVSADAGNRLGAQLAQLIGRDKAHIVAMTGSYFRGDAIPVLAPEDEAKFETVTYTYYEQLNGYEHLKVLDIGYSFYIGRYTDKISALLDPTVKTIVHIPSVNSRESLKDKHREAEDIMNHLGDWHGVDPDTGFHLVRTASGGTIKVADLVDDDAAKRDKVVASLKSPKARTNRDFVDIIIALGMAKEGFDWIWCEHALTVGYRSSLTEIIQIIGRATRDAPGKTRARFTNLIAEPAADDPLVVDAINDYLKAIAASLLMEQVLAPRFEFTPKDAGPKEGFDYGEDGYKPGETNIGINAQGQMHFEIKGLKLPTSIEATRICREDLNEVIASFVQDKSVVERGMFDPDVVPEELSQLKMGKIIREKYPELSAEDQEAVRQHAIAAMNVTQQAKAMMGGDVVDGEIKANTAFIDGVRKFALSVTDLDIDLIDHVNPFDATIAVMAKAMDEKTLLQVQAVINAKKDKLTYEDARALAERALEFKRERGRLPSLISQDAWERKMAEGIAFLQRHAAQAGADG from the coding sequence ATGGCAAACGGCGATATCATTCCCACGGTCACCTTCCGCCCCGCCGGCACCGGTGCGACGGCTAGGGCGAACGAACTCGGCATGCGGCCGATGCAGGCCCGCGCCTATGACAAGCGGGGCGAGCAGTACCTGCTGATCAAGTCGCCGCCAGCCTCTGGCAAGTCCCGCGCTCTCATGTTCATCGCGCTCGACAAGCTGACAAACCAGGGCGTGAAGAAGGCGATCGTCTGCGTGCCGGAGCGCTCGATCGGTGCGAGCTTTGCAAGCGAACCGCTCAGCAAGCACGGCTTTTGGGCCGACTGGGTGGTCGCCCCCCAGTGGAACCTGTGCAACACGCCCGGCGCGGACGATCCCAAGGTGGCCAAGTCAAAGGTCAAGGCCGTCGGCGAGTTTCTCGCCGGGGATGATCGGGTGCTGGTCTGCACCCACGCCACGTTCCGCTTCGCATTTGACGAGCTTGGGGTGGAGGCCTTCGACGATACTGTCATTGCCATCGACGAATTTCATCATGTCTCGGCGGATGCTGGCAACCGGCTTGGCGCCCAGCTTGCGCAGCTGATCGGGCGCGACAAGGCCCACATTGTCGCCATGACCGGCAGCTATTTCCGGGGCGATGCCATCCCCGTGCTGGCGCCAGAAGATGAGGCGAAATTCGAGACCGTCACCTACACCTATTACGAGCAGCTCAACGGCTATGAGCACCTGAAGGTGCTCGACATCGGCTACAGCTTTTACATCGGCCGCTACACGGACAAGATCTCAGCGTTGCTCGACCCGACAGTGAAGACCATCGTCCACATTCCGTCGGTCAATTCGCGCGAGAGCCTCAAGGACAAGCACCGCGAGGCCGAGGACATCATGAACCACCTCGGCGACTGGCATGGCGTCGATCCAGATACAGGCTTCCATTTGGTGCGCACCGCTTCTGGCGGTACGATCAAGGTGGCCGACCTGGTCGACGACGACGCGGCCAAGCGCGACAAGGTCGTGGCCTCGCTCAAATCGCCCAAAGCCCGGACCAACCGGGACTTCGTCGACATCATCATTGCGCTTGGCATGGCCAAGGAAGGGTTTGACTGGATCTGGTGCGAGCATGCGCTGACCGTCGGCTATCGCTCCAGCCTGACCGAAATCATCCAGATCATCGGCCGCGCAACCCGCGACGCTCCCGGCAAGACGCGGGCGCGCTTCACCAACCTGATTGCCGAGCCAGCGGCAGACGATCCGCTCGTGGTCGATGCGATCAACGACTACCTCAAGGCGATTGCTGCCAGCCTGCTGATGGAGCAGGTGCTCGCGCCCCGGTTCGAGTTCACGCCGAAGGATGCCGGGCCGAAGGAAGGGTTCGACTACGGCGAAGACGGCTACAAGCCCGGCGAGACTAATATCGGCATCAACGCCCAGGGCCAGATGCATTTCGAGATCAAGGGCCTGAAGCTGCCGACCAGCATCGAGGCGACGCGGATCTGCCGTGAGGACCTCAACGAAGTGATTGCCAGCTTCGTGCAGGACAAGTCGGTGGTGGAACGCGGCATGTTCGATCCTGACGTAGTGCCCGAGGAACTGTCTCAACTGAAGATGGGCAAGATCATCCGCGAGAAGTATCCCGAACTGAGCGCCGAAGACCAAGAGGCCGTGCGCCAACATGCGATCGCGGCGATGAACGTGACGCAGCAGGCCAAGGCCATGATGGGTGGAGACGTCGTTGACGGCGAGATCAAGGCGAACACCGCCTTCATCGACGGCGTCCGCAAATTCGCGCTCAGCGTCACTGACCTCGACATCGACTTGATCGATCATGTCAATCCGTTCGACGCGACCATAGCGGTGATGGCCAAAGCCATGGACGAGAAGACGCTGCTCCAGGTGCAGGCGGTGATCAACGCCAAGAAGGACAAGCTGACATACGAGGATGCCCGGGCGCTGGCGGAGCGCGCGCTGGAGTTCAAGCGTGAGCGTGGTCGGCTGCCCTCGCTGATCTCGCAGGACGCCTGGGAGCGCAAGATGGCCGAGGGCATTGCCTTCCTTCAGCGCCATGCTGCACAGGCCGGCGCTGATGGCTGA
- a CDS encoding helix-turn-helix domain-containing protein, producing the protein MHSCYSAVKPIKYLYTEHSKAGEAVLANILGEKIRKLRKEKGLTLDKLADLTGSSKSYIWELENKNPPRPSAEKLAKIAEQLETTIEFLLDEGDELSQEDAADARFYRQYRKMDSATKAKVRQIIKLWDEDT; encoded by the coding sequence TTGCACAGTTGCTATTCGGCAGTCAAGCCTATAAAATACCTCTACACCGAACACAGCAAGGCGGGAGAAGCGGTTTTGGCAAATATCCTTGGGGAAAAGATTCGTAAGTTGCGCAAAGAGAAAGGATTGACGCTGGACAAGCTCGCCGATTTAACGGGGTCGAGCAAAAGCTATATATGGGAGCTGGAAAACAAGAACCCTCCAAGGCCGTCTGCAGAAAAACTCGCAAAAATTGCCGAACAACTTGAAACGACAATCGAGTTTTTACTCGACGAAGGTGATGAACTCTCGCAGGAAGATGCGGCCGATGCGCGTTTTTATCGTCAATATCGAAAGATGGATTCCGCGACGAAGGCAAAAGTGCGTCAGATCATAAAGCTTTGGGATGAGGATACATGA
- a CDS encoding GIY-YIG nuclease family protein, whose product MAELSDLELLAELGVDMTPEVQRALTPLQERIVAGFEDIQRFVADNGRLPQHGDDRDIFERLYAVRLDQLRGMPEARDLLAPLDADGILDGATPVAAPAALDDEALLAELGIASGSGNDITQLRHVSSRAEKRAAEEIANREPCKDFAEFKGLFERAQADLRAGARQAKVLDQTEVTLAEIQPGNFFIVGGQLAYIAGSTEDFVTQYERKDRRVRVIYDNGTEATVLSRSFQKALYRDDTARRITELSAGPLFGDTAEPDDLASGTIYVLRSKSAHPYVDQHRELIHKIGVTGQPIASRIANARNDPTFLLADVEVVAEYKLYNINRSKLEGLIHRALSPARLDLSAGDRFGKTVQPREWFLVPLNAIDELVARISDGTVTDLRYDREQARFISI is encoded by the coding sequence ATGGCTGAACTGAGCGACCTCGAACTGCTGGCGGAACTTGGCGTCGACATGACGCCCGAGGTGCAGCGCGCGCTCACGCCGCTGCAAGAGCGGATTGTCGCGGGGTTCGAGGACATTCAGCGCTTCGTTGCCGACAATGGCCGGTTGCCGCAGCATGGCGACGACCGCGACATCTTTGAGCGGCTCTATGCCGTGCGTCTCGACCAACTTCGCGGCATGCCGGAAGCGCGTGACTTGCTAGCGCCGCTTGATGCCGACGGCATTCTCGACGGAGCGACACCTGTGGCTGCACCTGCGGCGCTCGACGACGAGGCCCTGCTCGCCGAACTCGGCATCGCGAGCGGTTCCGGCAACGACATTACTCAACTTCGCCACGTATCGTCGCGCGCGGAGAAGCGGGCGGCCGAGGAGATCGCCAACCGTGAACCTTGCAAGGATTTCGCGGAGTTCAAGGGACTGTTCGAGCGGGCCCAGGCGGACCTTAGGGCAGGAGCCCGGCAGGCCAAGGTGCTTGATCAGACCGAGGTCACCCTGGCGGAGATCCAGCCGGGCAACTTCTTCATCGTCGGCGGACAGCTTGCCTATATCGCCGGCTCGACCGAGGATTTCGTTACCCAGTATGAGCGCAAGGACCGCCGTGTCCGCGTCATCTACGACAACGGAACCGAGGCGACAGTTCTGTCGCGATCCTTCCAGAAAGCGCTGTACCGGGACGATACGGCGCGCCGCATCACCGAGCTTAGTGCTGGGCCTCTGTTTGGCGATACTGCCGAGCCGGATGATCTTGCCAGCGGCACGATCTACGTCCTGCGGAGCAAGTCAGCTCACCCTTACGTGGACCAGCACCGCGAGCTGATCCACAAGATCGGGGTCACGGGCCAACCTATCGCAAGCCGGATCGCCAATGCCCGCAATGACCCGACCTTCCTACTCGCCGATGTCGAGGTCGTTGCCGAGTACAAGCTCTACAACATCAATCGTAGCAAGCTTGAAGGACTGATTCACCGCGCTCTTTCTCCAGCGCGGCTTGATCTGTCTGCTGGGGACCGGTTCGGCAAGACCGTCCAGCCCCGCGAATGGTTTCTCGTGCCGCTAAATGCGATCGACGAACTCGTGGCCCGGATCAGCGACGGGACGGTGACTGATCTTAGATATGATCGGGAGCAAGCACGCTTTATTTCGATCTGA
- a CDS encoding TIR domain-containing protein, giving the protein MGALLDRFSGDEKKGRLIEAVCGQDLVANDKDLAEQIVAAGVLQEIADGDVIIKQGDWDDDLFLILAGKMQITINGRPQTVREAGTHVGELTGTSPARPRTATVSAIGEALVLRLKRTVLDEITRDSPAYLKRMLDVVAGRLDERNKGIGQTNDIPRIFVISSSEKIGVANEIVRNLDSKEIAVQLWDKGTFGISDYPISSLMDAIESSDFTIAVVGADDTLTMRGETHQVARDNVHLEFGISLGVLGRRRSMLLVCADDGVRLPSDAAGLTTLRYRTGSDDEMKRTVRNACIEAKEHIEKEGVFTDRRAR; this is encoded by the coding sequence ATGGGCGCATTGCTGGATAGATTTAGTGGAGACGAAAAAAAAGGTAGGCTCATAGAAGCGGTTTGCGGCCAGGATTTGGTCGCGAATGACAAGGACCTTGCCGAACAGATTGTTGCCGCCGGGGTGTTGCAGGAAATTGCCGATGGCGATGTCATCATCAAGCAAGGCGACTGGGACGACGACCTGTTTCTCATTCTTGCCGGAAAGATGCAGATCACCATCAACGGGCGTCCGCAGACGGTACGCGAGGCTGGTACGCATGTAGGGGAGCTTACTGGTACATCCCCAGCGCGGCCTCGCACGGCTACCGTTTCGGCGATCGGCGAGGCGCTAGTACTTCGCCTCAAGCGCACTGTGCTGGATGAGATTACACGCGATAGCCCTGCCTATTTGAAGCGGATGCTTGATGTGGTCGCAGGACGGCTTGACGAGCGAAACAAGGGCATTGGGCAAACAAATGACATTCCTAGAATTTTCGTGATTTCGTCATCTGAGAAGATCGGTGTCGCGAATGAAATCGTGCGAAATCTCGATTCCAAGGAAATTGCAGTTCAACTGTGGGATAAAGGGACATTCGGCATTTCCGATTATCCCATAAGCTCGCTGATGGACGCGATTGAATCGTCCGACTTCACGATTGCCGTTGTCGGTGCGGATGACACCCTCACCATGCGAGGCGAAACCCATCAAGTTGCTCGTGACAATGTCCATCTCGAATTTGGGATTTCTCTCGGTGTGCTGGGGCGTCGGCGATCAATGCTTCTGGTTTGCGCCGATGACGGCGTTCGTCTGCCGAGCGATGCCGCAGGTTTGACCACGTTGCGATATCGGACCGGCTCCGACGATGAAATGAAGCGCACGGTGCGCAACGCCTGCATCGAAGCGAAGGAGCACATTGAAAAGGAAGGCGTGTTCACCGACAGGCGCGCCCGCTGA
- a CDS encoding E2 domain-containing protein codes for MPSRHLEGKCPAWFSIETSSSLFLVGTAYVPGTLWSGSGVKLHIQGYSTLSVREESPGTKFPARCPERHIQRDQTFCLGLHTLEVVSDETAIQWWEQLRQYLCCQSIAEKTGIWPPAHALDHGGAGEWHEKALIAARELGFEEEYAAAYLGEPSWITDPNLRFFDKKGNPINGRAPCPRGCKHKSRRKWPIVRKDCKKRTLMLELVSCEQKRKFHLEKYWQDARALGETCCGKMKLCGLR; via the coding sequence ATGCCATCCCGTCATTTAGAAGGCAAATGCCCCGCCTGGTTTTCGATAGAAACATCGTCGTCGCTGTTTCTTGTAGGCACAGCGTATGTGCCCGGCACTCTCTGGTCGGGCTCCGGCGTCAAATTGCACATACAGGGATATTCGACGCTCAGCGTTAGGGAAGAATCTCCCGGCACAAAATTCCCGGCCCGTTGTCCCGAACGCCACATACAACGCGATCAGACCTTTTGTCTGGGCCTGCATACTCTCGAAGTGGTATCGGACGAGACGGCCATTCAATGGTGGGAGCAACTAAGACAGTACCTTTGCTGCCAGTCGATTGCCGAAAAGACAGGTATCTGGCCGCCAGCGCACGCGCTCGACCATGGCGGTGCAGGCGAATGGCACGAAAAGGCGCTCATCGCGGCACGCGAGCTTGGCTTTGAAGAGGAATACGCCGCCGCCTATCTGGGCGAGCCCTCATGGATCACCGATCCCAATCTTCGTTTTTTCGACAAGAAGGGCAACCCGATCAACGGTCGGGCGCCATGCCCAAGAGGGTGCAAGCACAAAAGTCGTCGCAAGTGGCCGATTGTGCGCAAGGATTGCAAGAAGCGGACGCTAATGCTGGAACTTGTCTCTTGTGAGCAGAAGAGGAAGTTTCATCTTGAAAAATACTGGCAGGATGCCCGCGCTTTGGGCGAAACTTGTTGCGGTAAAATGAAGTTGTGCGGATTACGCTGA